Proteins from one Cicer arietinum cultivar CDC Frontier isolate Library 1 chromosome 3, Cicar.CDCFrontier_v2.0, whole genome shotgun sequence genomic window:
- the LOC101502014 gene encoding uncharacterized protein, translating into MARCTMRKTDTVEKADKNAANREKLKILHTLGSKTLARKRDELELRDGRKYSRGEMYSICHKKSDGSFVNDEAKEKYEQLQAEIGKTPSPNEAFVNVFGKEHPGYVRCMGLGITPSQITTSTSHSVRSMSSSEANEKMEKMQAEIDRLKKRDSEVDMLKEQIAFLMQMQNSRDKQAMDIESPIDGRRSSESSHQPDDRGTTSLGTN; encoded by the exons ATGGCGAGATGCACGAT GCGTAAGACAGATACAGTG GAGAAGGCTGATAAAAATGCTGCAAATAGAGAAAAGCTAAAGATCCTTCATACATTAGGCTCTAAGACGCTTGCAAGGAAGAGGGATGAGTTG GAACTGAGAGATGGTCGAAAATACAGTAGGGGTGAAATGTATTCAATTTGTCATAAAAAGTCTGATGGGTCATTTGTCAACGACGAAGCCAAGGAAAAATAT GAACAATTGCAAGCTGAAATTGGGAAGACTCCTTCTCCAAATGAAGCATTTGTTAATGTGTTTGGAAAAGAACATCCTGGATATGTTCGTTGTATGGGACTTGGAATAACACCATCACAAATTACTACATCTACTTCTCACTCTGTAAGATCGATGTCTTCCTCTGAAGCTAATGAAAAGATGGAGAAAATGCAAGCTGAAATTGATAGGCTTAAGAAAAGGGATTCTGAAGTTGATATGTTGAAGGAGCAAATTGCTTTCTTGATGCAAATGCAAAATTCTAGAGACAAAcag gcAATGGACATAGAATCGCCAATAGATGGTAGACGTTCATCTGAGTCCAGCCACCAACCTGATGATCGTGGAACAACTTCATTAGGGACTAATTAG